From one Caldichromatium japonicum genomic stretch:
- a CDS encoding site-2 protease family protein — translation MMQHEPLVWAAMILPAILAITVHEAAHGWVANRLGDQTAMRLGRVTFNPLRHIDPLGTLLVPALTYALGGLLFGWAKPVPVDWRNLHHPRRDVALVAAAGPGVNLLMALLWALIIQAGALALPLSHWIGLVLVYSGVFGVLINLWLMALNLVPLLPLDGGRIIHALLPGPLARAFARLEPLGLIILLILLVTGVLGAFLQPIVHACIGFLPSGAIVKDLVFS, via the coding sequence ATGATGCAACACGAGCCTCTTGTCTGGGCGGCCATGATCCTCCCCGCCATCCTGGCGATCACTGTCCATGAGGCGGCGCACGGCTGGGTGGCAAACCGGCTCGGCGATCAGACCGCCATGAGGTTGGGGCGGGTGACCTTCAATCCGCTGCGTCACATCGATCCGCTCGGCACTTTGTTGGTACCGGCGTTGACCTATGCCCTTGGCGGCCTCTTATTCGGTTGGGCCAAGCCGGTGCCGGTGGATTGGCGCAACCTGCATCATCCGCGCCGCGATGTGGCTCTGGTCGCCGCTGCGGGGCCGGGGGTCAATCTGCTGATGGCCTTGCTCTGGGCCTTGATCATCCAAGCAGGCGCACTGGCCCTCCCGCTGAGCCACTGGATCGGTCTAGTCCTCGTCTATAGCGGGGTCTTTGGGGTTCTGATCAATCTTTGGTTGATGGCCTTGAATCTAGTACCGCTCTTGCCCCTCGACGGCGGGCGGATCATCCATGCCCTGCTGCCCGGGCCGTTGGCCCGCGCTTTTGCCCGGCTCGAGCCCCTGGGGTTGATCATCCTGCTCATCCTGCTGGTCACTGGCGTGCTCGGCGCCTTTCTCCAGCCGATCGTGCATGCCTGCATCGGGTTTTTGCCGAGCGGCGCCATCGTCAAGGACCTGGTTTTTAGCTAA
- a CDS encoding L-threonylcarbamoyladenylate synthase: MAQFFQIHPDNPQRRLIRRAIEILLDGGVIVYPTDSSYALGCQLGKKAAMERIRRIRRLDDKHLFTLICRDLSEIATYAKIDNQAFRLLKTLTPGPYTFIHEATKQVPRRLLHPRRKAIGLRVPDHAICRALLTELDQPILSTTLILPDQDRPLTDPEEIRELLDKQVELIIDGGFCGLDPTTVIDMTQEPPAILRRGKGDVSLFEVP, from the coding sequence ATGGCCCAGTTCTTTCAGATCCATCCCGACAATCCGCAGCGCCGCTTGATTCGCCGGGCGATCGAGATCCTGCTGGACGGGGGGGTGATCGTCTATCCGACCGACTCGTCCTATGCCCTGGGGTGTCAGCTCGGCAAGAAAGCGGCGATGGAGCGCATCCGCCGCATCCGCCGGCTCGACGACAAGCATCTCTTCACCCTGATCTGCCGCGATCTCTCTGAGATCGCGACCTATGCCAAGATCGACAATCAGGCATTCCGCTTACTGAAGACCCTGACCCCTGGTCCCTACACCTTTATCCATGAGGCCACCAAACAGGTCCCGCGCCGCCTGCTCCATCCTAGGCGCAAGGCGATCGGGCTGCGGGTGCCGGATCATGCCATCTGTCGCGCCTTGCTGACCGAGCTCGATCAGCCGATCCTGAGCACTACCCTCATCCTGCCCGATCAGGATCGTCCGCTCACCGATCCCGAGGAGATCCGCGAGCTGCTCGATAAACAGGTCGAGCTCATCATCGACGGTGGGTTCTGTGGTCTCGATCCAACCACGGTGATCGATATGACCCAGGAGCCGCCGGCAATCCTGCGCCGCGGCAAGGGGGATGTCAGTCTCTTTGAGGTGCCATGA
- a CDS encoding PHP domain-containing protein, with translation MYQLTDLHTHSTASDGTLTPSQLVVRAHAAGVRVLALTDHDTTDGLAEAGSAAAALGLYLVPGVEISVTWGGITVHLVGLHIDPGNAALQAGLTRLLDFRAWRAEEIGRRLAQHGIAGAYERARTLAQGRLVGRTHFARFLVECGQAPDVQTVFRHFLTRGKPGHVPSDWARLEEAVGWIRAAGGEAVIAHPARYDLTARQLSRLCGEFRELGGLGIEVVSGSHDRDAILRMAQLARAQGLRASAGSDYHGPEQPWLELGRLPPLPAGCVPIWADWPSMATGESPLVCALGC, from the coding sequence ATGTACCAGCTCACTGATCTACATACCCATTCCACTGCCTCCGACGGTACCCTGACCCCGTCCCAACTGGTTGTCCGCGCCCATGCCGCAGGGGTAAGGGTCTTAGCCCTCACCGATCATGATACAACCGATGGCCTGGCCGAGGCCGGCAGCGCTGCTGCGGCCCTCGGTCTGTATCTGGTTCCTGGGGTCGAGATCTCTGTGACCTGGGGCGGGATCACGGTGCATCTGGTGGGGCTGCACATCGACCCTGGCAATGCCGCATTACAAGCGGGTTTGACCCGCCTGTTGGACTTTCGAGCCTGGCGCGCCGAGGAGATCGGGCGCCGCCTGGCCCAACACGGGATCGCAGGGGCCTATGAGAGGGCGCGCACCTTGGCCCAGGGGCGTTTGGTAGGGCGCACCCATTTTGCCCGTTTTCTGGTCGAGTGCGGTCAAGCGCCCGATGTGCAGACGGTCTTCCGGCATTTTCTCACCCGCGGTAAACCAGGCCATGTCCCAAGCGACTGGGCCAGGCTGGAGGAGGCCGTAGGCTGGATTCGGGCCGCCGGCGGCGAAGCAGTCATCGCCCATCCGGCGCGTTATGACCTGACAGCCCGCCAATTGAGCCGGCTGTGTGGCGAGTTCCGAGAACTGGGCGGCCTGGGTATCGAGGTCGTCTCCGGCAGCCATGACCGCGACGCGATCCTGAGGATGGCCCAGCTCGCGCGCGCCCAGGGTCTGCGCGCTTCGGCAGGCTCGGACTATCACGGACCCGAACAGCCTTGGCTGGAGCTGGGGCGTCTGCCACCTCTGCCAGCCGGCTGTGTGCCTATCTGGGCTGATTGGCCCAGCATGGCGACTGGTGAGTCCCCTTTAGTCTGCGCCCTCGGCTGCTAG
- a CDS encoding putative bifunctional diguanylate cyclase/phosphodiesterase, producing the protein MIGRLPACCSLSELLGIVSHAAQLLLPSLRLAVLLRQPDAALEIVYCNPPTDEPMLRVQVERLIDQGQIAQALTHGFSWSQTPTAGQWLLSQIATQRRIHGLILWSVPGLVPPWQQILGTLADLTALGLEWLMGDAQAMRVPPRVHLPLIPAFDGAIPAADQLTGLAHRVYFLRFLQQAILSSAPPCSAAILLLDIDGFQRVNQELGYEAGDCLLCELALPLNGALRSQRVQAQLRVMEHNIYFARTGADEFGIAIAGLTLTERLEELAAYLHSHIAEGFLYQGSRIHLSISIGIAATVGAGETTHAHTLLGQADTSLKRAKQLGRDRYALYEPGREETATAHLRAESLLQEALRQDLFSLVFQPQFDLSTDRLAGAEVLLRLALGDTGAIPPSSFIPVAESTGQIIEISQWMIRRVCRQLCAWDALGVAAFPLSVKISAVELSQPQLTEQILAILGAEGIAPHRLHLEITETAIAQQESQVLANLKALRTAGFAIWIDDFGISYSSLKSIKRYPAHGINLDREFIQDLERDLATRVITRSILELATALGYPVVAEGIEDVGQYGLLRDWGCPIGQGYLLGRPIDALEFQQCYLTPAAK; encoded by the coding sequence GTGATCGGACGCCTTCCTGCCTGCTGTTCGCTGTCCGAACTTCTGGGGATCGTCTCGCATGCCGCACAGCTCCTCTTGCCCTCGCTTCGTTTGGCCGTCTTGTTGCGTCAGCCCGATGCCGCCCTGGAGATCGTCTATTGCAACCCGCCAACAGACGAACCGATGCTGCGCGTTCAGGTCGAACGGCTCATCGATCAGGGCCAAATCGCCCAAGCCCTCACCCACGGGTTCTCCTGGAGCCAGACTCCAACTGCAGGCCAGTGGTTATTGTCGCAGATCGCAACCCAGCGGCGCATTCATGGCCTGATCCTCTGGAGTGTGCCTGGACTCGTCCCGCCCTGGCAGCAGATCCTGGGTACACTCGCCGATCTGACGGCATTGGGTTTGGAATGGCTAATGGGTGATGCCCAGGCCATGCGGGTGCCACCTAGGGTACATCTGCCGCTGATCCCAGCCTTCGATGGTGCCATCCCCGCCGCCGATCAACTCACGGGTTTGGCCCATCGCGTCTATTTCCTGCGTTTCCTCCAGCAGGCGATCCTCAGCTCAGCCCCGCCGTGCTCGGCGGCGATCCTTTTGCTCGACATCGACGGCTTTCAGCGGGTCAATCAAGAACTCGGCTATGAGGCCGGCGACTGCCTGCTGTGCGAACTGGCCCTACCCCTGAATGGCGCACTGCGCTCGCAGCGAGTCCAGGCCCAGCTCAGGGTCATGGAACATAATATCTATTTTGCCCGCACCGGTGCCGATGAGTTTGGGATCGCCATCGCAGGGCTAACCCTAACCGAACGTCTTGAGGAGCTGGCAGCTTATCTACACAGCCACATCGCCGAGGGCTTTTTGTATCAGGGTAGCCGGATTCATCTGTCTATCAGCATCGGGATCGCAGCCACCGTCGGCGCGGGTGAGACGACCCATGCCCATACCCTATTGGGTCAGGCCGATACTTCCCTCAAGCGGGCCAAACAGTTGGGGCGCGATCGCTATGCGCTTTATGAGCCGGGCCGCGAGGAGACGGCAACAGCCCACCTGCGTGCCGAATCACTCTTGCAAGAGGCCCTGCGCCAAGACCTCTTTAGCCTCGTTTTCCAGCCGCAGTTCGACCTCAGCACCGATCGATTGGCCGGAGCCGAGGTCCTCTTGCGCCTGGCGCTTGGCGACACAGGGGCAATCCCACCGTCCTCTTTCATCCCTGTGGCCGAGAGCACGGGTCAGATCATCGAGATCAGCCAATGGATGATCCGGCGCGTCTGCCGCCAGCTTTGCGCCTGGGATGCGCTGGGGGTCGCTGCATTTCCTCTATCGGTCAAGATCTCGGCGGTTGAGCTCAGCCAGCCTCAGCTGACCGAGCAGATCCTCGCTATCCTCGGGGCGGAAGGGATCGCACCGCATCGCCTGCATCTCGAGATCACCGAGACGGCCATCGCGCAGCAAGAATCCCAGGTGCTGGCCAATCTCAAGGCACTGCGCACCGCCGGATTTGCTATCTGGATCGATGATTTCGGGATCAGTTATTCATCGCTCAAATCGATCAAACGCTATCCGGCCCACGGCATCAACCTCGATCGCGAGTTCATCCAAGACCTGGAGCGCGATTTGGCCACGCGGGTGATCACCCGCTCGATCCTGGAATTGGCGACAGCACTCGGCTATCCAGTGGTAGCCGAGGGGATCGAGGACGTCGGTCAATACGGATTACTGCGCGACTGGGGCTGTCCCATCGGTCAGGGGTATCTCCTGGGGCGCCCGATCGATGCCCTGGAGTTTCAACAGTGCTATCTCACCCCTGCGGCGAAGTAA
- a CDS encoding 4'-phosphopantetheinyl transferase family protein — protein sequence MPPAVIWQAPPGYLALPVGALHLWRISLSGADLEPDAYWPLLNAEQRSRTQALRDPRLRARYARGRAGLNLILARYLQRPPAQIETQRTPNGKPKLCGADAWLRFSFTHSDGIALVALSCGPQAELGVDCERIRPRPHLLAIARRLFDPETCAELESAPPNERLERFYWAWTALEARVKWDGRGLFAPPLPQMPPPQIVHVVPAAGYCAAIARSRLPPLADWSVFALDRLDPSAHA from the coding sequence TTGCCCCCCGCCGTCATCTGGCAAGCCCCGCCGGGCTATCTGGCATTGCCAGTAGGCGCGCTGCATCTGTGGCGCATCTCGCTCAGTGGAGCCGACCTTGAACCTGATGCCTACTGGCCATTGCTGAATGCCGAGCAAAGGTCGCGTACTCAGGCGCTGCGCGACCCCAGGCTGCGCGCCCGCTATGCCCGAGGGCGCGCCGGGCTCAATCTCATCCTCGCACGCTATCTGCAACGGCCACCCGCTCAGATCGAGACCCAGCGCACCCCCAACGGCAAGCCAAAGCTCTGCGGCGCAGATGCCTGGTTGAGATTCAGCTTTACCCATAGCGATGGTATCGCCTTGGTGGCCCTGAGTTGCGGCCCGCAGGCAGAGCTTGGGGTCGATTGTGAACGCATCCGTCCCCGCCCCCACCTCTTGGCGATCGCAAGGCGGCTGTTTGACCCCGAAACCTGTGCCGAGCTGGAATCAGCACCCCCAAACGAACGTCTAGAGCGTTTTTATTGGGCCTGGACAGCGCTTGAGGCCAGGGTCAAATGGGATGGGCGCGGGCTGTTTGCCCCCCCGCTACCGCAGATGCCCCCTCCCCAGATAGTGCATGTCGTCCCTGCCGCCGGTTATTGTGCGGCCATTGCCCGGTCGCGACTGCCGCCGCTTGCGGATTGGTCGGTCTTCGCGCTCGATAGACTTGATCCATCTGCCCATGCCTAG
- a CDS encoding undecaprenyl-diphosphate phosphatase — protein sequence MDNIQILSLAFIQGFTEFLPISSSAHLILTPLIFGEELQDLAFDVAVHLGTLAAVLMYFRCELAQMLGAMLGAVHRRRLEDSNARLAWMIVFATLPVLILGWPLKGLLEWLRGNPALITAVIGWTTIGFGLLLGWADWQGRRARGEYRLKGSEAILIGLFQALAIIPGVSRSGITMTIGLFMGLTREGASRFSFLLAIPTILMAGAIETLDLIQDAKPVDWSALALGAIVSYLVAYLTIQFFLGLIGRIGMWPFVVYRLLLGAVILVLI from the coding sequence GTGGATAACATCCAGATCCTTTCCCTAGCTTTTATCCAGGGTTTCACCGAGTTCCTGCCAATCTCGAGTTCGGCCCATCTGATCCTGACCCCATTGATCTTTGGCGAGGAGCTCCAGGACCTAGCCTTCGATGTCGCGGTCCATCTGGGGACCCTGGCCGCTGTACTCATGTATTTCCGATGCGAGCTCGCCCAGATGCTCGGCGCCATGCTGGGCGCGGTGCACCGCCGGCGCCTGGAAGATTCAAACGCCCGCCTAGCTTGGATGATCGTATTCGCCACCCTGCCGGTGTTGATCCTAGGGTGGCCGTTGAAGGGTCTGTTGGAATGGTTGCGGGGTAATCCGGCCCTGATCACCGCCGTCATCGGCTGGACGACCATCGGCTTTGGGCTGCTCTTAGGCTGGGCGGACTGGCAGGGGCGGCGGGCGCGCGGCGAGTATCGACTCAAGGGCAGCGAGGCGATCCTGATCGGTCTCTTTCAGGCGCTCGCCATCATCCCGGGGGTATCGCGCTCGGGGATCACCATGACCATCGGCTTATTCATGGGGCTCACGCGAGAGGGGGCCTCGCGTTTTTCGTTTCTGCTTGCGATCCCGACTATCCTGATGGCCGGCGCGATCGAGACCCTCGACCTGATCCAAGATGCCAAGCCGGTCGATTGGAGCGCCTTGGCCCTGGGGGCGATCGTCTCCTATCTGGTCGCCTATCTCACCATCCAGTTTTTCTTGGGGCTGATCGGGCGCATCGGGATGTGGCCCTTCGTGGTTTATCGTCTGCTGCTTGGCGCAGTGATCCTTGTGTTGATCTAG
- a CDS encoding homoserine dehydrogenase, whose product MEAVSIGILGLGTVGGGTVTVLTRNAREIARRAGRGIEIARAAARDYRPERIEGLNQIGQIGTDLFAVVEDPSIQVIVELIGGESPAFELVMRAIETGKHVVTANKALIAKRGNEIFGAARRRGVMVGFEAAVAGGIPIIKALREGLAANHIEWIAGIINGTGNFILTQMRDHGCDFAAALADAQARGYAEVDPTLDIEGIDAAHKLTILASLAFGIPLQFEHCFTEGISRIDPEDIANAAELGYRIKHLGIARRSAGGIELRVHPTLLPERRLLANVDGVMNAILVKGDAVGPTLFYGAGAGALPTASSVVADLIDVVRALTTDPNHRVPHLAFQPDELVDIPILPMDAIQTSYYLRLTALDRLGVMGRIATILGEEGVSIEAIEQRAPAAGETHVTLVMLTHRVIEGQMNRAIARIEALDTVQGRVKRIRMESLSG is encoded by the coding sequence GTGGAAGCGGTCAGTATCGGCATTCTGGGTTTAGGAACCGTCGGTGGGGGGACAGTGACAGTCTTGACGCGCAATGCCCGCGAGATCGCCCGTCGGGCAGGACGTGGGATCGAGATCGCGCGCGCCGCCGCGCGCGACTATCGCCCCGAACGGATCGAGGGGCTCAATCAGATCGGGCAGATCGGCACCGATCTCTTCGCTGTGGTCGAAGATCCGAGCATCCAGGTTATCGTCGAGCTTATCGGCGGCGAGTCGCCGGCCTTTGAACTCGTGATGCGGGCGATCGAGACCGGCAAACACGTGGTCACGGCCAACAAGGCGCTGATTGCCAAGCGCGGCAATGAGATCTTCGGCGCAGCGCGCCGCCGAGGGGTCATGGTCGGCTTTGAGGCAGCGGTCGCCGGCGGCATCCCCATCATCAAGGCGCTGCGCGAGGGCTTGGCCGCTAATCATATCGAATGGATCGCCGGCATCATCAATGGCACCGGCAATTTCATCCTCACCCAGATGCGCGATCACGGGTGCGACTTTGCCGCAGCGCTCGCCGATGCCCAGGCGCGTGGCTATGCCGAGGTCGACCCGACCTTAGACATCGAAGGGATCGATGCCGCGCATAAGCTCACCATCCTGGCCTCACTCGCTTTCGGCATCCCCTTGCAGTTCGAACACTGTTTCACCGAAGGGATCTCCCGTATCGACCCCGAGGATATCGCCAATGCCGCCGAGCTTGGCTATCGCATCAAGCATCTGGGGATCGCCCGCCGCTCGGCAGGGGGGATCGAGCTACGGGTCCATCCGACCCTGCTCCCCGAGCGGCGGTTACTCGCCAATGTCGATGGGGTGATGAATGCCATCCTGGTCAAGGGCGATGCGGTGGGGCCGACTCTCTTTTATGGTGCTGGGGCCGGCGCCCTGCCGACCGCCTCCTCCGTGGTTGCGGATCTCATCGATGTAGTACGGGCGCTCACCACCGATCCCAATCACCGGGTGCCGCATCTGGCCTTCCAGCCCGATGAACTCGTAGACATCCCCATCCTGCCGATGGATGCGATCCAGACCTCCTATTATCTGCGTCTGACTGCCCTCGACCGTCTGGGGGTGATGGGACGTATCGCGACCATCCTGGGCGAGGAAGGGGTCAGCATCGAGGCCATCGAACAACGAGCCCCTGCCGCAGGTGAGACCCATGTCACCCTGGTCATGCTCACTCACCGGGTGATCGAAGGACAGATGAACCGGGCCATCGCCCGCATCGAGGCCCTGGACACCGTCCAGGGGCGGGTCAAACGCATCCGCATGGAGTCGCTCTCCGGTTGA
- the alaC gene encoding alanine transaminase gives MAAPESEFHRIKRLPPYVFNIVNELKAEARARGEDIIDFGMGNPDQGTPRHIVDKLIEAAQRPDTHRYSMSRGIPRLRRAICNWYRDRFDVHLDPETEAIVTIGSKEGLAHLALATVSPGDTVLVPNPAYPIHPYGFIIAGADVRHVRLTPDVDFFDELRRAIQETWPKPKMLVINFPGNPTTQCVELDFFQQVIDIAQEYGIWVVHDLAYVDIAFDGYKPPSILQIPGAKDIAVEFFTLSKSYNMPGWRVGFMCGNRTLVAALARIKSYLDYGTFTPIQVAAITALEGSQDCVREISNMYQSRRDVLCAGLNAAGWPVEPPKATMFVWAPIPEPYRALGSLEFSKKLLREAKVAVAPGIGFGEYGDTHVRFGLIENEHRTRQAIRGIKEMFRRDARVGV, from the coding sequence GTGGCCGCCCCCGAGTCAGAGTTTCACCGCATCAAGCGGTTACCGCCCTATGTCTTCAATATCGTCAATGAATTGAAGGCCGAGGCGCGCGCCCGGGGCGAGGACATCATCGACTTTGGCATGGGGAACCCCGACCAGGGGACCCCCAGGCATATCGTCGACAAACTCATCGAGGCTGCCCAGCGCCCAGATACCCACCGTTATTCCATGTCGCGCGGGATTCCGCGGCTGCGCCGCGCGATCTGTAACTGGTACCGCGACCGTTTCGACGTCCATCTCGACCCCGAGACGGAGGCCATCGTCACCATCGGTTCCAAGGAGGGGTTGGCGCATTTGGCCTTGGCCACGGTAAGCCCAGGCGATACGGTCTTGGTCCCTAATCCGGCCTATCCGATCCATCCTTATGGCTTCATCATCGCCGGTGCCGATGTGCGCCATGTGCGCCTGACCCCAGATGTCGATTTCTTCGATGAGCTCAGAAGGGCGATCCAGGAGACATGGCCCAAGCCCAAGATGCTGGTGATCAATTTCCCGGGCAACCCGACCACCCAGTGCGTGGAGCTCGATTTTTTTCAACAAGTGATCGACATCGCCCAGGAATACGGGATCTGGGTGGTCCACGACCTCGCCTATGTAGACATCGCCTTTGATGGCTACAAACCCCCTTCCATCCTTCAGATCCCAGGCGCCAAGGACATCGCCGTCGAGTTCTTTACGCTCTCTAAGAGCTATAACATGCCTGGCTGGCGGGTAGGCTTTATGTGCGGCAACCGGACCCTGGTTGCGGCCCTGGCGCGGATCAAATCCTATCTCGACTATGGCACCTTCACCCCGATCCAGGTGGCGGCCATCACCGCTTTGGAAGGGTCGCAGGACTGTGTGCGCGAGATCAGCAATATGTATCAGAGCCGACGCGATGTGCTGTGCGCCGGGCTCAATGCTGCCGGCTGGCCGGTCGAACCGCCCAAGGCGACCATGTTCGTCTGGGCGCCGATCCCCGAGCCCTATCGCGCCCTGGGATCGCTCGAGTTTTCCAAAAAGCTCTTACGCGAGGCCAAGGTTGCAGTGGCCCCTGGGATTGGGTTTGGAGAATATGGCGATACCCATGTGCGCTTCGGGCTCATTGAGAACGAACATCGCACCCGCCAGGCGATCCGCGGGATCAAAGAAATGTTCCGGCGCGATGCGCGTGTGGGCGTTTAA
- a CDS encoding penicillin-binding protein 1A yields the protein MSFPERSEGQLPKGDFWRSSRTIRRSQGSSPWHSASRWFFYLIGSALGPPLQLLGLGLVGVSILAATLLADLPDVQDLRSLELKQPLRVYSLDGLLIGEFGIERRQPVALRQVPPRVIQAFLAAEDSRFFEHRGIDTQGLVRALRELVLTGEKTQGGSTISMQLTRNLWLTPEKTFRRKLAELILTLHVEETLSKEEILELYLNRIFFGHRVYGISAAAALYYGKTLEQLTLDETAMLAAIPKAPSTINPIVNPARALERRDYVLRRMLELGYIDQGQYAQAIVAPNTASAHWPQLELEAGHIAEMVRAEIARFYGEQALGRGYRVWTTIDSRLQQAAQGALRSALHRYDERHGYRGPEDRFNIAGVAAGQLDAYLDEVVAIPGLTPGLITRVSANSVEVYLGRGQRVNLAQRSIDWARNQRHTERWQGPKRRSADALAVGDLVRFKQGPKGEWVLAPLPAVEGALIALDPRDGAIRALAGGYAFGDSKFNRAVEMRRQPGSSFKPFVYAAALDRGYTPASLVRDEALSYKGYKGWSPQNADGKELGPISLRRALALSRNLASINLLQAVGLETARAYVRRFGFDERALPPGLSLVLGTGELSPVKLAEGYAVFANGGFHVIPYFIERIEDSAGQVIFQARPARACNDCWYRTSEAASTRPLQPFRPAEQVIDPRIAYQMTSLLREVVERGTGTGAKRLNRPDIVGKTGTTNDIRDSWFAGYQAELVAVAWMGFDDFGKLGRGEEGGKAALGMWVDFMEQALKDRPIATLEPPPGLIQVQVGGGHREPRRVEWIQEEFSDLPLNP from the coding sequence ATGTCCTTCCCCGAGCGATCTGAGGGCCAGTTGCCTAAGGGCGATTTCTGGCGGTCTTCCCGCACTATCCGTCGTAGTCAAGGGTCATCGCCTTGGCACTCGGCGAGCCGCTGGTTTTTCTATCTCATCGGCTCGGCGCTAGGGCCGCCATTGCAACTCCTGGGTCTTGGATTGGTCGGCGTGAGTATCCTTGCCGCGACCCTGCTTGCCGATCTGCCCGATGTCCAAGACCTGCGCTCGCTCGAGCTCAAGCAGCCGCTGCGCGTCTATAGCCTCGATGGACTCTTGATCGGCGAGTTCGGGATCGAACGTCGCCAACCGGTCGCATTGCGCCAGGTCCCGCCGCGAGTCATCCAGGCATTTCTGGCCGCCGAGGACAGCCGTTTTTTTGAACATCGGGGGATCGACACCCAGGGCCTTGTGCGTGCCCTGCGCGAGCTGGTGCTCACCGGCGAAAAGACCCAGGGCGGCTCGACCATCAGCATGCAACTGACCCGTAACCTCTGGCTGACCCCGGAAAAGACCTTTAGGCGCAAGCTGGCCGAGCTGATCCTCACGCTGCATGTGGAAGAGACCCTCAGCAAGGAAGAGATCCTGGAGCTCTATCTCAACCGGATCTTTTTCGGCCATCGGGTCTATGGCATCTCGGCCGCAGCCGCGCTCTATTACGGCAAGACCCTGGAGCAACTGACGCTGGACGAGACGGCCATGCTCGCTGCCATCCCCAAGGCCCCCTCGACGATCAACCCCATCGTCAATCCCGCCCGCGCCCTGGAACGGCGCGACTATGTGCTCAGGCGCATGCTCGAGCTGGGTTATATCGATCAGGGCCAGTATGCCCAGGCGATCGTCGCCCCGAACACGGCCAGCGCCCATTGGCCGCAGCTCGAGCTCGAGGCAGGTCATATCGCCGAGATGGTCCGCGCCGAGATCGCCCGTTTTTACGGCGAACAGGCGCTGGGGCGGGGCTACCGCGTCTGGACGACCATCGATTCACGCCTGCAACAGGCGGCGCAAGGTGCCCTGCGCTCGGCCCTCCATCGCTATGACGAACGCCACGGCTACCGTGGTCCGGAGGACAGATTCAATATCGCTGGCGTTGCAGCTGGCCAACTCGATGCGTATCTGGATGAGGTGGTTGCCATCCCTGGACTGACCCCGGGCTTGATTACCCGGGTCTCGGCCAATAGCGTCGAGGTCTATCTGGGGCGGGGGCAACGGGTCAACCTGGCCCAGCGCTCGATCGACTGGGCTCGCAATCAACGCCATACCGAACGCTGGCAGGGGCCTAAACGCCGCAGCGCCGATGCCCTGGCGGTTGGAGATCTGGTGCGGTTCAAACAGGGGCCCAAGGGCGAATGGGTCCTGGCGCCGCTGCCGGCGGTTGAGGGGGCCCTGATTGCGCTTGATCCGCGCGATGGGGCGATCCGCGCCCTGGCGGGGGGCTATGCCTTCGGTGATTCAAAGTTCAATCGTGCGGTCGAGATGCGCCGCCAACCGGGTTCAAGCTTTAAGCCGTTCGTCTATGCCGCTGCCCTCGACCGCGGTTATACCCCGGCGAGCCTCGTGCGCGATGAGGCACTCTCCTACAAGGGATACAAGGGCTGGAGCCCGCAGAATGCCGACGGCAAGGAGCTCGGTCCCATCAGCCTGCGCCGCGCCCTGGCGCTCTCGCGCAACCTGGCCAGCATCAACCTTTTGCAAGCCGTGGGCCTAGAGACGGCGCGCGCCTATGTCCGGCGCTTTGGGTTCGATGAACGTGCCCTGCCGCCGGGCCTGTCCCTGGTGCTCGGTACGGGCGAGCTCTCGCCCGTCAAGCTGGCTGAGGGCTATGCGGTCTTTGCCAACGGTGGCTTTCATGTCATCCCCTATTTCATCGAGCGGATCGAAGACAGTGCCGGGCAGGTGATCTTTCAAGCCCGCCCGGCGCGTGCCTGCAACGATTGCTGGTATCGGACCAGCGAGGCCGCCAGCACCCGCCCGCTGCAACCCTTCCGTCCTGCCGAGCAGGTAATCGACCCGCGCATCGCCTATCAGATGACCTCGCTCCTGCGCGAGGTCGTCGAGCGCGGGACGGGCACGGGCGCCAAGCGTCTCAATCGTCCGGACATCGTCGGCAAGACGGGGACCACCAACGATATCCGCGACTCCTGGTTTGCCGGCTATCAAGCCGAGCTGGTGGCGGTGGCCTGGATGGGCTTCGATGACTTCGGCAAGCTCGGGCGCGGTGAAGAAGGGGGGAAGGCAGCGCTCGGGATGTGGGTCGATTTCATGGAACAGGCGCTCAAAGACAGACCGATCGCGACCTTGGAGCCACCGCCCGGGCTCATCCAGGTCCAGGTCGGCGGTGGGCACCGTGAGCCGCGGCGGGTCGAATGGATTCAGGAGGAGTTCAGCGATCTACCCCTCAACCCCTGA